Part of the Prunus dulcis chromosome 8, ALMONDv2, whole genome shotgun sequence genome is shown below.
GCCGCCTTTGAAAAATTGACAAATCTTTAATTATTCATCTGTTCCTTTCTGTCATGGgtgtatatttttttgtttttttccctctcaTAACATTTGGAAATTAGTCAAAACTAATAACATTATGAAAAATACCAGTGAGGCAAGTACAGGACATATAAGAAAGATTTCGTTAagcttttctccttttcattgTTCATCAAATTTGGAGGGGATCTCTTGTAATTAGGTAGCTTAACTAATAAGATGAGAGTTCATCGTCTGCAAGTGCTCGATTTTTCGGCTTTGAAGTATCCtgtacaaatacaaaaacatcCATATGGTAGATTTTGCTTTCTGCATACTTGGTTGCATGCTTCAAATTCTGTTGTACAACAAGCTTTAGTAGTATGCTATGGATATACTGCTATCGTTTGGTGGATTCACTCTAAATCCCTTCATATAATGATTGCTCATCTTTTCAGTTAATTGCAGAACAATTCACATAATGAAAATGACTAAGCAGCCCTCCCAACCCaacaaggggaaaaaaaaataaatttgaaaataaaaagagacaCTTCAACTTTTTTATGTGATGAGGAGTATGGTGATGTCTTAAGATCACCTTTGTATCTGATAAAGTTGTTCATGTCATGGAAGTAAGTCAGCGGTTTTCTGAAGGGACAACAACACAGGTCCATGCCTCTTCATGAAAAAGGCTCTTTTCCTTGCCCATGCATGAACCTTcccaaaaaccccaaaaaaagcAGCTCAAATTTGCTTTGTCCATGACCTACTAGTAAAAACTTTGCAAGTACCTCCCTGGCTgtattggtttttttctttctgacccattttttttctatcaGATCATGTTTCCTTTTCACCGTCCATGGACCGAAGTAGATGATAACTTAAACATATAAAGGGACCAACGGGGTATAGCCTGATGGAAAAGAACTTTGATTTGCACACCAATGCGTGGGAGAATACAATTCTTTTCCTCATAGTACCTTGGCAATGTGTGAGAATACACCATCCCCTTCCTAATTatggaagaaaagagagatatatGTAGGGAACAAAAGGCAGCAAGTATTATACACTAGagcattaattaatttgtatttgaattattttgtgAGAAATTAAGTACATAAATCTAACAAATATTGTGAGGTGTAGGGAATATAAGCCTACAATTATAGGGAAGCCCTAGTCAACATGGCATTGAAGAGAATTTTGGGAAtaaagcaaacatacaaacAGAAAAGAATAAGGAAAATTATGCATCACTAGCGTAGGTCTGTCCCCTCAATGTGAAATGGAAACAAGTGGAATATCTGTAAGGGGATAAGTTATGTATGGATGGTGGGGACAAGTGATCCCCCAACCACATTTGGTGCCAAATGACTATTTTAATTTGCAAAGTTTTCatttgggtttttggttttgcttgATAGTGACCCATAACTCTTTCCAGCTAATTGAGATGGtgaaaaaaatggaattaaAAGAGGTTGGAAATGCCTAGAACGGAAATTGCATCAACAAAAGTGAAGATAGGAGACACTAGGGTTAACCCTCTAGATAATCACGAAGGTTAGACATACCATTCACTTATCAACTTAATAATGACATTTTTGTTGATGTTCGATAATATATGTGCGCAtaagtaaatatttttaatcacTTGAAATCACAAACTACTTATATATCGATTGTCGGATACATAAATGAGAGtcttaatcacttgagttACAAATTAATCTCATAGTCGCTTATAAAATGAAGAAGTTTGGACTTAGTGAGGCAAATAATTGAATCAAGTGGCCCAAACAAGCGCGTGCTAATGGCCTAAAAAAGAGGCTTGTTATAGAGCGGGTAGGGGTGGGGGGCCGCATATTTGCTTCAGTAGGGAGGCACAAAAAGCGAAAGACAGAACAGTAATTCTGTTGTTGTGCTTCGCAAAATCTAACCAACGGGAAGGAATTGGCCTTTGCAGTTCAAATATCATAATCGAAGATATTGGATCTTGATTGCAGGTTGGACTACATTAAGATATGTTCAAAAgatttaagaagaaaaaataataaaaacctaATGAGATCTGGATTTTCAGTCTAATGTGCAAACATACACTTCGTAAAATCTTTAATATGTTAGGTATTTTAGATTttcctttaattaatttcatttttaccCAAGTATACTTGCTGCCAAAGTTTTCGAAGCCCTATAAATTTTAGATTATCGCAATCAGTCCAGAGAGGTAAGTATACACGATGTTAATCACGTGCTGTTATCAattcacttatattataatacatgcATTTATTCAATCTgtctggaatttttttaaataatcattGGGGGAGTTTCTATGATTTTCTGGTGAGTGGACCTAGGACCTAGCATTCACCTTACTTTCAATGCAAAATCAGCCCAATCAAGGCATTGTATTTGGGCCAGAGTTTGATCCTAACTGGCCCACGCTGAATATTGGTTAGAAGATGAAAAGCATTCCTTGCCTAGTTCACAATTATGCTGCAGATAGATAAAAAGTGCACCAAAAGTTCCATAATGCTTTACAATAAGGAACATCAATTCCTTGCCTCATTTGCAATCATCTTATTTGTTATAACAACCAATTAGGATGCCTAACAACaacctttctctttctctcacaaATTTTCCCAATTATGGCCTCTCTGACCCAATATTCTGTAGGAGCTTGCCTCACACCAAACAAGAGCTTCAACCTCAACacattgttttttgtttttccacaAGCACTCAATGCAACAAGTCATATCAGAAACCAGAAGACCCAATTGTCATTAAGTGGGAAAAAGCTgcagcaaaaattattttcaaatattgttgggaaaaattgcaaatatgagaaatggaGAGTTTTTGGCAGTGATGATGGATCTTGTGGGATTGCACCTCTTCCACTCCCACCTTCTGTGTTGGAGGCAGTTCAAGATTTCTACAAGGCCATCAATGCCAAGGACATACAAGCTCTAGAGCAACTTCTGGCTGATGACTGCCATTATCAAGACCTTGTCTTTTATGTTCCTTTTGTAGGAAAAGAGGTTTCATTGCTTTCTCCTTCATCTCTACTCATAGTGaattttattgaaattggAAGATGCGACAAGTTAATAGGTTTTGTTGGCATTTGAGAAATTAATTCAATCATGCTAGGAACACCAGATTTATTTGCCTAATTTATTCACGAAAAATAATGTCCGTATATATGTCAATATCTTATTTGTTTAAAGAATAAATGAGATTTAGAATGGgatcaaaatttcatttgtttaatAACATAATTTGATTAAGAAATTTTCTTGTTAAAGAGGTACTTTACTAATGAAATGAGGTGTTTGGGAATATGCCCAGGCGATCGTGCATTTTCTTACCAAGGTGATGGATGCAATGGGATCCAATATTCATTTTGTCCTTGATGCTGCGACTGAAGGTGGAAACTTGACTGCCAGTGTAATTTGGCATCTTGGTAACTTTCACAACCTTAATCATCTTAAATTTGATTGCGTTACTGTGTGTCGTATGGTGTTACGTGTTTAATAATTTGGTCATGTTTGAGTCAACAAAGTTGAAACACGACTAATAATTGTGTAAATCTAATCAATTAAAAGAATGTTTTGCAATAGGACATAACATTGGCACCTCAAATGCAATTTTCTAGTGATTGGATTTGTCTTTGGATGTTTTACAGAGTGGAAAGACAAAGAAATACCCTTTGCCACTGGTTGCACATTCCTTGAATATGAACAAGTTGAAGGAGAGCTCTTTCTTAGGTATTATTTCCAATTGTCTTGTTCTTGAGAGAATTTATACATTTGATCTAAATTCTGCCCTGACAAGAGAACACATGCAGGAAAGCAACTGGCATGGAAGAACTTCCATTCAAACCAGGTGATTTCGTACTGGTACGGATCATATAACCTAGTTATCATGCTTACATATAATTACCTcctttgattgattgtttgatttatttatttatataaatacgCAGAAACTTTTAAAGTCAGCAAGTACCTTCTTCGATCTCTATCCAATGGCGGCTGAAGGTATGCAGACACTCAGTTACTTACACATTGCATGCGGGGCACTTCCAATGGGGAGGTTTTATTTGGGGTACCAATACCATATTTGAAGCCTAAGTTTGAGATCCAAATGAGATAATTAATGCTAGTATTTTTGTTAGTCTCAAAATTCTATTTCTTGGCATGGCTGACTTGAAACTAACAACccaattattttcaaatttcctaatttaagtggtttttttttttcctttctttttgggCAAGGCTAATTGGTTTTCTCTacttttttgagttttgcagcGTTGTTGCTGAAGTCTCATGGAAGTGGCCCGCATGAAGGATTAGATACACTTTTAGACAAGCTTCGGGGTAGACACTGAACATGAATTTCTCAACTTCTGCGGTTCTACCAAGCCACATTTTATTTACATGCCTTCTCTGATATAATGGTGGAGATTTAAGTCTCATTTATTTACAACCAATAACCAATTATTTCACACATAAATTGGTATTCAAATACAATCTGAATTCTCTATTTGGATTTATCTATTAGAATTTACTTGATTTTAGGATTTGCTTGACTTTTGTGGCTAAGAACACAAGTTCAAAATCTGATGGTAGTGAGTTTACTCCTGGCCTAGCTAGCTTCTTCCAGAGCCGGCCATGACTTTTGGGTGGCCCAGggcataaattaaattgaggCCCTTCTCCTTTATATACAAGCCttaacagaaagaaagaaattttttttttttttttgaaaatctTGTAGAGCTTTGCTTTCCGAAACTTACTGCAAAGAGGATGATACATTGCAAatcttcaaagaaaaaattatagttAAATCATGCAATTCAGAATACGTATCTTTTCTCACACCTTAGCCCCAACTCCAATTACATAATAAAAAAGGTTATACATgccctttctcttttccttttttttggtcaatataAGGCTTCATTAGGCACCTGCAAAAGGCCAACAAAACAAGACTAACAGGGCCACCaactaaagaaaaacaaaagaaacgaGCACCATTGAATgtatacttaaaaaatagatgtttggagattacccaaaaaaaaattatagagtACCCTAAAGAGTGTCTcctaataaaattatttgagagatccctcaatagaaggggactgtatatatatatatatatatatatatatacaatagcaggggactatatatatatatatatatataggagagAAGCCACAATGAGAAGTTTAAAGTGAGAAGGTTATTTGAGGAGGCCAATCCCACcatcaaaacatttaaaatgttttaaGTCCTcccatgatttttttacatttgATAATGGTGAGATTGACCTTCTCAAATAGCCTCCTTACTTTTAAGTATGATATATCATTATTACACATGTTCCCATACTATGATCCACTACTAtacattaaaattaaatctAGGGACTCTAATCAATAATTTAGATGGACTGTTTAACAATATTATGCATAAGTcagattatttgaaaaaaataaataaaagagtgTTAGAGTCAGTAACGCATATACGCGTAGATTGATCAAAATTACTAATATATTTGTGAGACTTGACTCGAGAATAACAATTTGTATCAACCTACGCGCCCCTGACGGTAGCATCGTTTAAAAATGAACACAACATGATCcaccagaaaaaaaagagaaaaaaacgaaaaagagAACACGTTTAAACAAAAGTACACGACATGCTGCAGGCCTATCTAGCTGTAGATTGCTGCATGATCCATTTATAAGTGCAGAAGGCAGATGCATTATGCATACAGTAGAACATGCCATGGAAAGATAGACCAATTCTCTtcaatctatatatatatatatatatatatatttcattgaGATGTAATTTCAGAGTGACGAGTGAGGAGGACCACATCTGCTTCAATTTTCGGGGCCCACCCGTACTCAAGCTGACATGTTTCTGCTCTCTGTAGGCCATATTTGTATGTTCTTGGTTCTTGTTTTTGTCTTAATATCttggttggttttgatttgattacATACGTACAGAGAGAGCTTGAATTGATAGATatatcaaataaatttattaagaGAGACATCTTTGTAACACATACTTCCTATTGTATTTTGGGGATCTCATCgttaaattttcaagttttaattCATAAATCATTTTCGTAAAACATCactcaaataaagaaatactTGCCATTGAATTAATAGGCAATCATTTTAGtatttcttgaaaaaattGTGTACGtctatttaattattttatcatAATTAACTATTTACGATTCGTccaatttttttcaagaatAATTTATGAATAAATACTTTATAAAATAAGGGCATATGATAAACTAATAATCATAGAAGCAACTTTGAATGTATAAAAGTCAAATGTTATGAGCTCAGCAGAAATTAATAGCCATAAAGTTAGCAAAATATTAATAGATTCGCTCGAtcatatattaatataaaaaatttattgtaatattttatataggtataaatatatgtatatgccgtgacatttttttttaaccatgGCAATGTGACAGTACTGAACTCGATCCCTAACTacagaagaacaaaaattgtAAAACGAAATTAACTAACAAGAAGTTAAAATGCCTTTGTAATTAGCATCCAATTAAGACCGTGAGAAAACTTCAAATCCTGAAAAATCAAAGGAGCTCCAATTATCACTACAAAGATTGGTGGGGATGTTCATATGATCATCATCGGACGGTAGAGAATAGTCCAGCTCTTGCAGATGCACCATGGGCTGCCATGAAAAACTAGCAGTGCTACTCGTCAAAGACGACGTCGTTGCTGCATCATCGGACCAAAACACATCTTGCACCACTTGGTCATCATTTCCTAGCAAACCCTGTAACCCAAATTCGTGAATATTCATATCATCTTGTTGATCATGATTAATTCCCATAAAACTCTGaacattttcttcttgtaatTGTTGATGTTGATGATCATGATGATCAGGAGCTACTAGGCCTCCAAGCAAGTGATCAACGGCTTCAACAAGGTCTTGATCAGCCtttgaagaattttgggaCTCATCAACATCATTTAGCTCTGAGCTGGAAATTACCAAATTGGGTTCATGATCTTGATCAAGATGATCATGCTCATCAGCAGGGCTGGAGGAGTTGTTGTTCAAAAACTTGGCAAACACAGCAGCCAAATCAATATCTGATCCATTGCCTCCACCTGGCTGGTTATCAGTACCACTTGAGTACTGCCCGGATGTGTCATCAGAACTACTCGAGTTATGATTAAAGTAAGACAAAGAAGCGCGGTCAGCCTGCGAGAGCTTGGCCGCCTTCCCGCGGCGATTCTTGCGACAACCGCCACCTACAGGCACGTTGCGCAAAGAACCGCCTTTGGTCCAATACCTCCTGCACCCTTTGCAAAAGTACCTAGGCTGCGAGAGGCTGTAGTTGTTGTAGTAGCAAAATTTGGTGTTGGAAGAGGCACAGCGAGGACAATTTGGGGCAACCTCAATGTGGGGCTTGTTCCATGATCTCTTGTCCATCATGATGAACGCCCCAGACGGGCATTGCAGCATCTGCTCAACAGGAGCTGAGAACATTTTCTGGCGACacaaaatggtattttcaAGTGGAATGTGGAAATGAGTTTGTGGAGAAAAGAGAGGTTGGGGGGGTATATAATAAGAGGGTTTGGGATTTAGGAAGGTATGCTTTCGAGTTAGTGCAAGGGCATGTGTGGGGGGTGTGTGCGTGTGCGTGTGCGTGGGTGTGGGAGAGAAATTTGTTCGGGAAGGGTAGGTGAAATTACCAATTTAGATATTGTGGGGTTGAAGATGAACGTGGGCGGTTGGGGGAAGCGTTAGGACCAAGGAAGGGTGTGAATTCGtgagattttgattttggtatGCAAAGTGTGTTATTTTCATGTATACATGTTATGGCGTGCTCGTTACTAGGCGGATTAGCCGTGGCTCCTTCGGCTCACGTGGCATTTCTTCATTGGGCACATTCATATGGGATGAGAGTGATTGTGGTTGATAAGTCAAAGCTTATTAGTTGTCATAGTTTCTGTACTGTTTTCAAATTACCAATTTGGCCTTGCCAGTACCATCATGTGAAAGCTATATGTCCCTCATACATATGGTCCTGTCCTAGGGATCAGAGAACTTGCACTTCCAGCAATGAGTTTGAGGAATAAATGCTTAATTATAACTTAAGAGGATGAAGGTTATTAGAAGCATTAATTATAGGCGCAAAATTACAAGTATACCTAATCTTGTGGTTTTGTCTATTTTGTTAGTGTCCATATTTATAGACCTTGCCTAAAATAAACACAAGAATTGAAGGCAACAGAAGAAATTCGGGACATACCCTCACATATAAGGTAAAAGTTCGATTCTCACATTCTCATTCTCTTAATAGCATATAATATCTGTAAATAATAGAGTACTTGCTCTTGGTGTAATGATCTTGCCGAAAAACGTTTAACAATAGGTTTTAGAGTGACTAattcatgaatttttctttttgtggagATGTGATAAAGAATTTCTTAAATGACCCTTAACCCAAAAGACCAGCATACAATTACTAATAAGGGCAATAACCTATTTAATGTGTCTTAATGGGGTCAATTTACCCCGCTAAGCGCAACCTGACTATAAGTTAAGAGGATGAGGGCCATTATCAATAGCTTTAACAATAAGTTAATAAGATGCTAACTCTACTAATTGGACTACTCCACAACGtaacttcataatttaaaCCGTTTAACATATTTTAAGACCCGGACGCGTGATTACCATACGAAGTTCACATGTGCGCTTAAAATAtagtaaccaaaaaaaaataagagttgATAAGAGAATGCAAATCTTGATTAGTTTTAGAATGTCAACAAGTTAATTGTGGGCATGCATGCAATGCATGTATGGACTAATACTAGACAGTGTACGTTGCTTCTTGGGATTAGCGAGGAATTAGTGCAACTGTGTGTgcaaggaaggaaggaagaaagatttGATTACTTAATTAATCATAGGCTAACGTCGCGGGTATGTTGCATAAACTTGCATTTCACATCCCATAAGCCCCCCCACATGGCTCACTCTGTTACGTGGCAGCATTTCATTCCtctcaaatttttaatttcaacttcaatttattcaaacattaaaatataAGGTTGTGTTTGGAGACTTGAATTGAAATACTTGATCTCAATTTGCGGACTGTGTTGGTCCACCACTCACACTCCAATCTTAAATTGTGTATGAATTGATCTTCCATTTGATACGAGTAATCATAGTCAACGTATATGCTGCTCTTTTTGCCAGTCGTGCAAAACTAGTCTAGCTATaagattgaatgatgcttaagCGTTAATCAATTAATAAGTCAAAACCACCCTAACTACTCATTTGGGTCTATTTCGTAATTCAAATTATTCAGCTTTTTCATTTGAAGATTATTTCTGCAAAATTTCATCCAAATGGGAATTTTTGCTTAGCCACTCATTACTAGAAAAGCTCCCTTTAAACCATGACCAATACTAGTGTCAGCCACAGATAACCCATGACCAAAGTACTTGATTATTCATGAACATTTCCTtgtttattaaaaatgttGTGTTTGCCTTTTTATTTAGCGAGAGTTAGATAAATGTTGTTCAACGTGAGTGAATTTTTGGAAAGGTTATCCTTTATTGAAGATCCAAAATGTAAATGAATCAAATCATGAGATATATTGTAGAGACAGTGAAATGACGACATAGTAACTAACTGGTTAGCATTTGAGcattactatatatatatatatatatatatatatatatatatatatatatattagttgtGCTTTTGAAGCAAACAATCATGTAATAGTAAGTGATTATAAGTAATTGATCATATAAGGTTATATATATGAACTACTTGCTGTTGGAAAATTTGGTTTATGGATGCTACTTTCTTGCAAAacattacatatatattagaaaattgtaatttaCATTGATATGGTAGATTAAATAAAACCAATGAAATTACATCAAAATGCTTATCTTTTGGGATGTAGAAGTTGGTCTCCATTGATAATTGAGTAGAATACTAGTTTTAGGTTGAGGCGTGTCATTCACTGTCCTTAAGAGTAGATTTCACCTCTCGGAGACAATGTCTCGGTGTAACAAAGTTGTATGGCTCCCTACCCTCCAGGATACAACAATCTATGACCCTCATAAGCGTGCACTCGCAATACTTGAGTCGGATAAACAACTCGAATCTTTCCCTCAAAGTTtatatgaaaggaaaaaaaacctcaTATATTATGCCCTATTAAAGAGAAtgtgtcacaccccggaccggctgctccgtagcacgatattgtccgctttgggcctggttacattctcaccagcccgcacggttttgtttttgggagctcacgaagcaacttcccagggtggtcacccatcctgggattgctccagcctcccactcgcttaacttcggagttcctacgaacccgaagccagtgagctcccaaaaggcctcctactagatggatgcgatgtgtgccatataaggcacatcaccccctctccgtttggtcgatgtgggatctcacaatccaccccccttaagggatccgacgtcctcgtcggcacacttgCACCccacggttttgtttttgggagctcactggcttcggggttgtaagaactccgaagttaagcgagtgggagactggagcaatcccaggatgggtgacccccGCACGGATTTGTTCCTAGGAGCTcacagagcaacttcccagggggtcacccatcctgggattgctccagcctccaactcgcttaactttggagttcctacgactccgaagccagtgagctcccagaaggcCTCTTCTAAGTTCAGAGCGGCGCAGCGGACTGCCCAACTCCAcctagcaagatattgtccgctctgggCCCACTCGACAGTGTCCCGCACGGgtttgttcctgggagctcacgaagcaacttcccagggtggtcacccatcctgggattgctccagcctccaactcgcttaactttggagttcctacgactccgaagccagtgagctcccagaaggcctcttgctatgaggatgcgaggtgtgtcatataaggcacatcaccccctctccgtttggtcgatgtgggatctcacaatccaccccccttaagggatccgacgtcctcgtcggcacactcgcaccacacggcagagtggctctaaTACCAAACTGTCataccccggaccggctccgccgtagcgcgatattgtccgctttgggcctggctacattctcaccagcccgcacggttttgtttctaggagctcacgaagcaacttcccagggtggtcacccatcctgggattgctccagcctcccactcgcttaacttcggagttcttacaactccgaagccagtgagctcccgaAAGGCCTCATCTAAGTTCAAagtggcgcagcggactggcccaactccacctagcagatattgtccgctttggcaCCCACGACTGGGCCCGCACggatttgttcctgggagctcacggagcaacttcccagggggtcacccatcctgggattgctccagcctccaactcgcttttttttggagttcctgcaactccgaagccagtgagctcccagaaggcCTCTTCTAAGTTCAGAGTGGCCTGACTGCCCAACTCCACCCCAAGAAGATATTGTCAAATCTGGGCCTCCAActtcgcttaactttggagttccctACACTTCCGCCCGTGAGCTCCCGAGAAGGCCTCttgctatgaggatgcgaggtgtgccatataaggcacatcaccccctctccgtttggtcgatgtgggatctcacagaATGGGCTTAAATATATAGTTAATCGCCTCAACAAGAAGCTAAGgcattaaaagaaatagtaatAAAACCACATAAATGTTTGCCCATTTTCACAAACTTGGACAACCCCTCACACATGCCCTTGCACTATAATATCAGCAAATTAATGTAGCAATTGCAAAATAGAAATTGGACAACCAAAATTGACGCAAATGatttttgaattcaaatcttTAAATGCCAAAGGCATTGAAAACAATTAAGTTTGTATGAAATTGCCACACCAAAGCTTTTAGAATAAAGCTGCAGAAAGACCtttaaaacaaatcaataatTATCCCAATTGAAGACTAAAATTGCTCCAACTACAACTCAAGCAaataatactttttttttttttttataaaaaaaagtagcaACAGTCACCATTATTTGGTGACATTTGACGACTATTATGGGGGTAACTAAAGGCTTTAGTCAcctaaaaaagcaaaaaatgtGACTAAAAGCCTTTTTAGTCactaaaaaagtcaaaaaatgTGACTAATACCTTTTGTCACGGTCACAAATGTCACCAAATAATGGTGATTATTGccacttttttaaaaattttgaaatcaaaattaatatatacaaTCAGATCataacattcatataataaatttacaaaataaattcaGTTTTAACTTCTAATTAAACCACACAAAATCtggaaacataaaataaatattgtatttttgaaatactcacaaaaaatttccaacatttgcaattcaaataattttttttttttcaaataaaataacattacCCAACtcatcatatatatgtttcGAAATTTCATCTTTCGTGTGACTCTGTCTCTTCATCTCATCAAAAATTTACCTagcaatatggaaaattttaaaaatctagAGTCGTTGCCCAAAAATGACAAACTAGCTTTGTCattgtttataaattataaaactatCTACAATAAGCATATCCATTAGAGAACAATACAAAGGCATCAAGAAATTACGTCGGCATTTGACAGCATATGCGTGCAAATGTTCAGGTA
Proteins encoded:
- the LOC117638159 gene encoding uncharacterized protein LOC117638159, encoding MASLTQYSVGACLTPNKSFNLNTLFFVFPQALNATSHIRNQKTQLSLSGKKLQQKLFSNIVGKNCKYEKWRVFGSDDGSCGIAPLPLPPSVLEAVQDFYKAINAKDIQALEQLLADDCHYQDLVFYVPFVGKEAIVHFLTKVMDAMGSNIHFVLDAATEGGNLTASVIWHLEWKDKEIPFATGCTFLEYEQVEGELFLRKATGMEELPFKPGDFVLKLLKSASTFFDLYPMAAEALLLKSHGSGPHEGLDTLLDKLRGRH
- the LOC117637601 gene encoding dof zinc finger protein DOF1.2, which produces MFSAPVEQMLQCPSGAFIMMDKRSWNKPHIEVAPNCPRCASSNTKFCYYNNYSLSQPRYFCKGCRRYWTKGGSLRNVPVGGGCRKNRRGKAAKLSQADRASLSYFNHNSSSSDDTSGQYSSGTDNQPGGGNGSDIDLAAVFAKFLNNNSSSPADEHDHLDQDHEPNLVISSSELNDVDESQNSSKADQDLVEAVDHLLGGLVAPDHHDHQHQQLQEENVQSFMGINHDQQDDMNIHEFGLQGLLGNDDQVVQDVFWSDDAATTSSLTSSTASFSWQPMVHLQELDYSLPSDDDHMNIPTNLCSDNWSSFDFSGFEVFSRS